Proteins encoded in a region of the Quercus lobata isolate SW786 chromosome 8, ValleyOak3.0 Primary Assembly, whole genome shotgun sequence genome:
- the LOC115957174 gene encoding uncharacterized protein LOC115957174, whose product MEARPALSFLNEDKTGTIQPHDDALMITLKIGGYDVKKVMVDQGSGAEIMYPDLYKWLNLMPEDLTAYDSPLVTFDRKVVIPKGQIRLPVQAGSEVMEVDFIVVDAYSSYIAIVARPWPYALGAVSSTLHQKVKYLSGDRIEELVGSQSAARQCLIAAIRHKLGVEPLASTDGGL is encoded by the coding sequence ATGGAAGCCCGACCAGCGTTAAGCTTTTTGAATGAGGACAAGACGGGAACTATACAGCCACACGATGATGCTTTAATGATCACCCTCAAGATAggagggtatgatgtgaagaagGTGATGGTGGACCAAGGCAGTGGGGCAGAGATCATGTATCCTGACTTATACAAATGGCTAAACTTGATGCCCGAGGACTTAACAGCCTATGATTCACCTTTGGTAACCTTTGATAGAAAAGTTGTCATTCCAAAAGGTCAAATTAGACTACCCGTTCAAGCAGGGTCGGAAGTgatggaggtggattttattgtggTGGATGCCTACTCTTCCTACATAGCTATCGTGGCAAGACCCTGGCCTTATGCCCTAGGAGCTGTTTCCTCCACtctgcatcagaaggtgaaatatctGTCTGGGGACCGGATTGAGGAGCTGGTTGGGAGCCAGTCTGCTGCGAGGCAGTGCTTGATCGCCGCGATAAGGCATAAGCTAGGAGTGGAGCCCTTGGCCTCTACGGATgggggcttatag